In one Candidatus Polarisedimenticolia bacterium genomic region, the following are encoded:
- a CDS encoding 3-hydroxybutyryl-CoA dehydrogenase, whose product MSPGLRTIVVVGAGQMGRGIAQVAAHAGYTVVLHDEKKTALDAALEHIGDQLERQVQKGKLAPAARTETLARLRPATDAGAFAAADFVIEAVSENLAIKARLFESLDRTCRPEVVLASNTSSISITRLAAATRRPSLVIGMHFMNPVPVMELLEIVAGQATSEETIGTTRGLAKTLGKTTVLAQDYPGFISNRVLMPMINEAIFALYEGIGSREDIDTVMRLGMRHPMGPLALADFIGLDTCLAILEILHAGFADPKYRPCPLLRRMVDAGRLGRKSGRGFYDYEAGGAPA is encoded by the coding sequence ATGAGCCCAGGGCTGCGGACCATCGTCGTCGTGGGGGCCGGCCAGATGGGTCGCGGGATCGCCCAGGTGGCGGCCCACGCGGGCTACACCGTCGTCCTCCACGACGAGAAGAAGACCGCCCTCGACGCCGCCCTCGAGCACATCGGCGATCAGCTGGAGCGCCAGGTGCAGAAAGGGAAGCTCGCGCCGGCGGCTCGGACCGAGACGCTGGCGCGCCTTCGGCCGGCGACGGACGCCGGGGCGTTCGCCGCCGCCGATTTCGTCATCGAGGCGGTGAGCGAGAACCTGGCGATCAAGGCCCGCCTCTTCGAGTCCCTCGATCGGACGTGCCGGCCGGAGGTCGTCCTGGCGAGCAACACGTCCTCGATCTCGATCACCCGCCTCGCCGCGGCCACCCGCCGCCCTTCCCTGGTGATCGGCATGCACTTCATGAACCCGGTGCCGGTCATGGAGCTGTTGGAAATCGTCGCGGGCCAGGCGACGTCCGAGGAGACGATCGGGACGACCCGCGGGCTCGCGAAGACGCTGGGGAAGACGACGGTCCTGGCGCAGGACTACCCGGGTTTCATCTCGAACCGGGTGTTGATGCCCATGATCAACGAGGCCATCTTCGCGCTGTACGAAGGGATCGGCAGCCGGGAGGACATCGACACGGTCATGCGGCTGGGGATGCGACACCCGATGGGGCCCCTGGCGCTTGCCGACTTCATCGGACTGGACACCTGCCTGGCGATCCTGGAGATCCTCCACGCCGGCTTCGCCGATCCGAAGTACCGTCCCTGCCCGCTCCTCCGTCGCATGGTGGACGCCGGCCGGCTCGGACGCAAGTCCGGACGCGGGTTCTACGACTACGAGGCGGGCGGAGCGCCGGCATGA
- a CDS encoding DEAD/DEAH box helicase → MTPDAPVAARSLREPSVPSGVLPGPIPSFIERILRSEKLGDDVVHVASIAAQEASHALLSAPLPVPLQQALCDLGIDRLFSHQAEAIDAARSGRDVLTVTPTASGKSLVYLLPTLEAALTRPGARALYLFPYKALAQDQLQGIVELAGATARHGGVVRGGHGLPGTGRPVSAAIYDGDTPDSRRRKIKAEPPDILITNPDMLHLGILAHHQDWRALFENLDAVVVDELHVYRGIFGSHLHHVLKRLLRIAANYGSRPRFIASSATIANPGGLGEALFGRPFLVVDRTGAPRAGRHLMFVNPLGGSPYTAATQLFAWALDAGFRTIAFTKARKITELLHSWLLQSAPRYASRVSAYRSGYLPEERREIERRLHDGSLQGVISTSALELGVDIGGLDVCILVGYPGSVVSTWQRIGRVGREDRPSLTVLVGMPDALDQYFMANPDELLNRGFEEVVFDPGNRVIARAHMLCAGAELGLEQPRDRELYGEMFGLVEELEREGALARDAGGERWYTLRRRPQRDVSLRTIGATYTIVDVGADRVIGTLDAVRAFHETHAGAIYLHHAQQYLVRDLDIEARRVSVVPVDVDYYTEVRGEKETEVLEVLDRKQEGALAASLGRLEVTEELSGFEKRRLFGRDRLGLFDLSLPPLTFETVGLWITLPDAIRDSVVESEGHFMGGIHALEHALISLFPLMAICDRGDIGGISYPLHPQIGRSAIFIYDGYPGGCGLAAKGFAGLGDLLKKTAALLRDCACPSGCPSCIQSPKCGNGNHPLDKAAALQIAVALGDRAAGTEMQAAGPILPARPRPEPLPPRPPLRLMGGGFDHEPLPTPVRRGSSGGSPAGELTLFLDVETQRSAEEVGGWQNIPDMKLALAVTYNQVNSEFKTHFEKDVDRLLLDLAMADKVIGYNIDRFDLLVLKGYTPWNLTRIRTFDMLADIYRKLGFRLKLGDLAEATLGVGKSGDGLQSLKWWKEGRLDLIEQYCRHDVEVTRDVYVFGQRNGYVLYRDRDGRPLRLPVEWK, encoded by the coding sequence ATGACGCCGGACGCCCCGGTCGCGGCCCGGTCTCTCCGGGAACCGTCCGTTCCATCCGGCGTCCTTCCCGGCCCGATACCCTCCTTCATCGAGCGGATCCTGAGGTCCGAGAAGCTGGGCGACGACGTGGTGCACGTCGCATCGATCGCGGCGCAGGAGGCGTCCCACGCCCTCCTGTCGGCCCCCCTCCCCGTCCCGCTGCAGCAGGCGCTCTGCGATCTGGGGATCGACCGGCTCTTCAGCCACCAGGCCGAGGCGATCGACGCCGCGCGCTCGGGACGCGACGTGCTCACCGTCACTCCGACGGCGAGCGGCAAGAGCCTGGTCTACCTGCTCCCCACGCTCGAGGCCGCGCTCACCCGGCCCGGAGCGCGCGCGCTGTACCTGTTCCCGTACAAGGCCCTGGCGCAGGATCAGCTCCAGGGAATCGTGGAGCTGGCGGGCGCGACCGCGCGGCACGGGGGTGTCGTGCGGGGAGGTCACGGCCTGCCGGGCACCGGCCGGCCGGTCAGCGCCGCCATCTACGACGGCGACACGCCCGACTCGCGGAGGCGGAAGATCAAGGCCGAGCCTCCGGACATCCTGATCACCAACCCCGACATGCTGCACCTCGGCATCCTGGCGCACCATCAGGACTGGCGGGCCCTGTTCGAGAACCTGGACGCGGTGGTGGTGGACGAGCTGCACGTCTACCGCGGAATCTTCGGCTCGCACCTGCACCACGTCCTGAAGCGCCTTCTGCGCATCGCCGCGAACTACGGCAGCCGGCCTCGCTTCATCGCCTCCTCCGCCACGATCGCCAATCCCGGGGGCCTCGGGGAGGCGCTGTTCGGGCGCCCCTTCCTGGTCGTGGACAGGACCGGCGCGCCGCGCGCCGGGAGGCACCTGATGTTCGTCAACCCGCTCGGCGGCAGCCCGTACACCGCCGCCACCCAGCTGTTCGCCTGGGCGCTCGACGCGGGGTTCAGGACCATCGCCTTCACCAAGGCCCGGAAGATCACCGAGCTCCTGCACTCGTGGCTTCTGCAGTCGGCGCCGCGCTATGCCTCGCGGGTGAGCGCCTATCGCTCCGGCTACCTCCCCGAGGAGCGGCGGGAGATCGAGAGGCGCCTGCACGACGGCTCGCTGCAGGGCGTGATCTCGACCAGCGCGCTGGAGCTGGGGGTCGACATCGGCGGCCTCGACGTCTGCATCCTGGTCGGCTACCCCGGGAGCGTCGTCTCCACGTGGCAGAGGATCGGCCGCGTCGGCCGGGAGGACCGCCCGTCCCTGACCGTGCTCGTCGGCATGCCCGATGCTCTCGATCAGTACTTCATGGCGAACCCGGACGAGCTCCTGAACCGGGGGTTCGAAGAGGTCGTGTTCGATCCGGGCAACCGGGTGATCGCCCGGGCCCACATGCTGTGCGCGGGGGCGGAGCTCGGCCTGGAGCAGCCGCGGGACCGCGAGCTCTACGGGGAGATGTTCGGGCTGGTGGAGGAGCTCGAGCGCGAGGGGGCGCTGGCGCGGGACGCCGGCGGCGAGCGCTGGTACACCCTGCGCCGCCGCCCCCAGCGCGACGTATCGTTGCGCACGATCGGCGCGACCTACACGATCGTCGACGTCGGGGCCGACCGCGTCATCGGCACGCTCGACGCGGTGCGCGCCTTCCACGAGACGCACGCCGGGGCGATCTACCTGCACCACGCCCAGCAGTACCTGGTGCGCGACCTCGACATCGAGGCGCGCCGCGTGAGCGTGGTCCCCGTCGACGTGGACTACTACACCGAGGTCCGCGGCGAGAAGGAAACGGAAGTCCTGGAGGTCCTCGACCGGAAGCAGGAAGGCGCCCTCGCCGCCAGCCTGGGGCGGCTCGAGGTGACCGAGGAGCTGAGCGGCTTCGAGAAGCGGCGGCTGTTCGGCCGCGATCGCCTCGGGCTGTTCGACCTGTCTCTTCCGCCCCTGACCTTCGAGACCGTCGGACTGTGGATCACGCTGCCGGACGCCATCCGTGACAGCGTGGTCGAGAGCGAGGGCCACTTCATGGGCGGCATCCACGCCCTGGAGCACGCGCTGATCTCGCTCTTTCCCCTGATGGCGATCTGCGACCGCGGCGACATCGGCGGCATCTCGTACCCCCTGCATCCGCAGATCGGCCGGTCGGCCATCTTCATCTACGACGGGTATCCCGGCGGGTGCGGGCTGGCGGCCAAGGGGTTCGCAGGACTCGGAGACCTCCTGAAGAAGACCGCCGCCCTCCTGCGGGACTGCGCGTGCCCGTCGGGGTGCCCCTCCTGCATCCAGTCGCCGAAGTGCGGCAACGGCAACCATCCGCTCGACAAGGCAGCCGCGCTCCAGATTGCCGTGGCCCTGGGCGATCGGGCGGCGGGAACGGAGATGCAGGCCGCCGGGCCGATCCTCCCGGCGCGGCCGCGCCCGGAACCCCTGCCGCCGCGACCGCCCCTGCGGCTCATGGGCGGCGGATTCGACCACGAGCCACTGCCCACCCCGGTGCGGCGCGGGTCGTCGGGGGGCTCGCCCGCCGGCGAGCTGACCCTGTTCCTCGACGTGGAGACGCAGAGGAGCGCCGAAGAGGTCGGCGGCTGGCAGAACATCCCCGACATGAAGCTGGCGCTGGCGGTGACCTACAACCAGGTCAACTCCGAGTTCAAGACCCACTTCGAGAAGGACGTGGACCGCCTGCTGCTCGATCTCGCCATGGCGGACAAGGTGATCGGCTACAACATCGATCGGTTCGATCTCCTGGTCCTGAAGGGATACACACCATGGAACTTGACGCGCATCCGCACGTTCGACATGCTCGCCGACATCTACCGCAAGCTCGGCTTCCGCCTCAAGCTGGGAGACCTCGCCGAGGCCACCCTGGGGGTCGGCAAGAGCGGTGACGGCCTGCAGTCGCTCAAGTGGTGGAAGGAAGGCCGCCTCGACCTCATCGAGCAGTACTGCCGGCACGACGTGGAGGTGACGCGTGACGTCTATGTGTTCGGCCAGAGAAACGGCTACGTCCTGTATCGCGACCGTGACGGCAGGCCGCTCCGCCTTCCGGTGGAATGGAAATAG